Proteins from a genomic interval of Trichoderma breve strain T069 chromosome 2, whole genome shotgun sequence:
- a CDS encoding heterokaryon incompatibility protein (HET) domain-containing protein has translation MLDLFKSLLPKKERQWCGVCLFELNPTAKSHALSSDIGGRYEYAFEESDDHEFSFADLIKSSKRGCDRCKALASAFESFGVAGFEVARWEPHLNSPGSPLLEITSADGTSQVFEICSSETPLDRPVFFADDPLPHVVLCRGYKLSRTTGDNEALDQAAKWLTECRTSHGECRVSDAEFVPNRLLYLGDSRTDSNILELVEKAAAVSYAALSHRWTKETPAKSLLTSNFLDRKQNGMPIAYLPRMMQDVVRVLRRLGIEYIWIDCLCIIQDDKDDWKREAALMASIYTNAELTVAASWCDQPDQNGQSIFIRRRKHHFTWLGIESSADTMAAENPDIEWPLLNRGWVYQEQLLSRRMLHFTQNELIWECFEETRCECGWYDNNTRIFGARDWYKRSPATKSWSQVIKGYAKRPLTVTTDRLPALAGIGKAIASAKDYDAAEYLCGFWEKELEETFFWYLSEPPCHPRPDMRMPTWSWASVSGDVECWQVSLEGIEFLGSDVQYSGDPLLGDVVSGMVSLSGHVASGVVYHGQEWTSILESQKDASGMSSILTDSRATEEYGLQIGGQFATFNPDYKLDIPGKGFVPSGSQILCLLFGRTTSSEWDESEESTETITTHLLLLRCVDGTPLRYERIGVNATCFELKVFMSQSERQQLTLV, from the exons ATGCTCGATTTGTTCAAGTCTCTGTTGCCGAAGAAAGAACGGCAGTGGTGCGGTGTCTGTCTCTTCGAGCTCAATCCGACGGCTAAATCACATGCACTCTCATCCGACATAGGCGGccggtacgagtacgcgtTTGAAGAGAGCGACGACCACGAGTTTAGCTTTGCAGACTTAATCAAGTCTTCCAAGCGCGGCTGTGATCGGTGCAAGGCTCTCGCCTCGGCATTTGAAAGCTTTGGAGTCGCTGGCTTCGAAGTGGCAAGGTGGGAGCCGCACCTAAACTCACCGGGGAGCCCACTTCTGGAGATTACAAGTGCCGATGGTACCAGCCAAGTCTTTGAGATTTGTAGTAGCGAGACGCCGTTGGACAGGCCGGTGTTTTTTGCTGATGATCCCTTACCGCACGTCGTTCTATGCAGAGGCTACAAGCTCTCACGCACAACTGGAGACAACGAGGCTCTCGATCAGGCAGCAAAGTGGCTAACGGAGTGTCGGACTTCTCATGGCGAATGTCGAGTCAGTGATGCGGAGTTTGTGCCTAATCGGTTACTCTATCTAGGAGACAGCCGGACAGACAGTAATatcctcgagctcgtcgagaAGGCGGCTGCTGTATCCTACGCCGCCCTGAGCCATAGGTGGACAAAAGAAACGCCGGCCAAATCCCTCTTAACGTCGAATTTTCTGGATCGGAAGCAGAATGGCATGCCTATAGCATATCTGCCTCGGATGATGCAGGATGTCGTACGTGTACTACGCCGATTAGGCATTGAGTACATATGGATCGATTGCTTATGCATCATTCAAGATGACAAAGACGACTGGAAACGAGAGGCAGCGCTGATGGCCTCCATCTATACGAACGCCGAACTTACTGTGGCGGCTTCGTGGTGCGACCAGCCCGATCAAA ACGGCCAGTCCATCTTTATACGTCGTAGGAAGCACCACTTTACTTGGCTCGGCATCGAATCCAGCGCCGATACCATGGCCGCTGAGAATCCTGACATTGAGTGGCCACTCTTGAACCGAGGCTGGGTGTATCAGGAGCAGTTGTTGTCGCGCCGGATGCTTCACTTTACGCAAAACGAGCTCATCTGGGAATGCTTTGAAGAAACTCGGTGCGAATGCGGTTGGTACGATAACAATACACGCATTTTCGGCGCTCGAGACTGGTATAAGCGATCTCCCGCAACCAAATCATGGTCCCAGGTAATTAAAGGCTATGCTAAGCGTCCTCTTACGGTCACCACCGATAGACTTCCCGCTTTGGCAGGGATTGGTAAAGCGATTGCATCAGCAAAAGATTACGATGCAGCAGAGTATCTCTGTGGGTTCTGGGAGAAGGAACTTGAAGAGACGTTCTTCTGGTATCTCAGCGAGCCTCCCTGCCACCCACGGCCTGATATGCGTATGCCAACATGGTCATGGGCATCCGTGTCTGGAGATGTTGAGTGCTGGCAAGTCTCTCTAGAAGGCATTGAGTTCTTGGGAAGCGATGTGCAGTATTCTGGTGATCCTCTTTTAGGTGATGTGGTGAGCGGGATGGTGTCGCTCTCCGGACACGTCGCTTCTGGCGTTGTATACCACGGTCAAGAATGGACAAGTATCTTGGAATCACAGAAAGATGCTTCAGGTATGTCCAGCATTTTGACCGACAGTAGAGCCACTGAAGAGTATGGGCTGCAGATTGGGGGACAATTTGCCACTTTTAACCCGGACTATAAATTGGACATACCCGGGAAAGGATTTGTTCCCTCTGGCTCGCAAATTCTTTGTTTACTCTTTGGTCGAACAACCTCTTCCGAATGGGACGAGTCGGAGGAGAGCACTGAGACTATTACGACGCACCTTCTCCTCTTGCGCTGTGTTGATGGGACACCTCTCCGATACGAAAGGATTGGAGTAAACGCAACGTGTTTCGAACTGAAAGTGTTTATGAGTCAATCTGAGAGGCAGCAACTGACCCTAGTGTAA
- a CDS encoding alpha-acetolactate decarboxylase domain-containing protein produces the protein MAYNELYQYSVVSSLMEGIGETGIPYSELVTHGNHGLGTFRRMAGEMICLDNEVYQMKSDGSIVTIDPSTGNDVAPFAMVTRFQPSFTTSIAFDSKQGLSDIMTTLFPKTKNRYLSFRLDGLFKELHQRQTTYEFTDVRGSLIGFRSPEFLQGVSVAGDHLHFISDERDRGGHVLDCKSAGEVQFSGSIMSTVHMQLPDDDEYNEADLELDDDGIRKVEG, from the exons ATGGCGTACAACGAGCTATACCAATACTCCGTCGTCTCGTCGCTCATGGAGGGCATCGGGGAAACGGGGATCCCGTATAGCGAGCTTGTCACGCACGGCAACCATGGGCTAGGCACATTTCGCCGGATGGCCGGGGAGATGATCTGCCTGGACAACGAAGTCTACCAGATGAAGTCTGATGGCTCCATTGTGACGATTGACCCTTCAACCGGTAACGATGTAGCCCCTTTCGCCATGGTTACACGCTTTCAGCCTTCCTTCACCACAAGCATTGCGTTCGATAGCAAGCAAGGCCTCTCTGACATCATGACCACACTGTTCCCAAAGACCAAGAATCGCTATTTGTCATTTCGGTTGGACGGCCTTTTCAA AGAGCTGCACCAGCGCCAAACGACCTACGAATTTACCGATGTCCGAGGAAGCCTCATTGGGTTCCGATCACCAGAGTTTTTGCAAGGAGTTAGTGTGGCGGGAGATCATCTACACTTCATTTCCGACGAGAGAGACCGCGGCGGCCATGTACTGGATTGCAAGTCTGCGGGAGAAGTCCAATTTTCTGGGTCGATAATGAGCACTGTACATATGCAGCTCCCAGACGATGATGAATATAATGAAGCGGACCtcgagcttgatgatgatgggataCGCAAGGTTGAGGGCTGA
- a CDS encoding competence-damaged protein domain-containing protein — translation MEPVSSEVKRNTETVYDVASDLVKKLKDAGQTLGVAESLTAGGVMAAITSVSGASTVFRGGVVSYATPLKEKLLGVDGGLIALEGVIHADVAKQMAEGARRITNIDGDETTWGIGTTGVAGPGTQDNKPVGMVYIGIAGPSGTRAWGPFNFPGAREQIREATIIEALHRLRELVSAIPHD, via the coding sequence ATGGAGCCTGTGTCGTCAGAAGTCAAACGTAACACGGAAACCGTGTATGATGTCGCGTCCGACcttgtcaagaagctcaaggacgCTGGTCAAACTCTTGGAGTGGCCGAATCTTTGACAGCTGGCGGCGTCATGGCAGCGATTACTTCTGTGTCGGGTGCTAGCACCGTGTTTCGAGGCGGAGTTGTATCTTATGCGACGCCTCTCAAAGAAAAGCTCTTGGGTGTTGATGGCGGCCTCATCGCGCTTGAAGGTGTCATCCACGCGGATGTCGCGAAGCAAATGGCAGAAGGAGCTCGCCGAATCACCAACATTGACGGCGACGAGACAACGTGGGGGATCGGCACGACAGGTGTTGCTGGTCCTGGGACTCAGGACAACAAACCGGTCGGCATGGTGTATATTGGAATCGCCGGACCATCTGGTACTCGTGCTTGGGGACCGTTCAACTTTCCGGGAGCGAGAGAACAAATCCGCGAAGCAACGATTATTGAAGCGTTGCATCGACTGCGGGAATTGGTCAGCGCAATCCCACACGACTAG
- a CDS encoding glycosyl hydrolases family 18 domain-containing protein, whose protein sequence is MFVRNAVAITGLLASLSNALPAKRAVDAGNARLVIYWGAEDDSTTLSDVCSDDSYGIVNLAFLNRFFAAGGWPEISMSGLDNSSDAQQSAGATGLKDGSGIVDAIKQCQSAGKLVILSLGGADADVTLQSDSDGEKIADTLWNLFGGGTENAELRPFGDVKLDGFDLDNESGDSTGYLAMTQRFRSNFQSDTSKTYYLTAAPQCPFPDASEPLDVCKELDYVWVQFYNNGDCNIAQSDFKNSVQTWSSGIGNATLFIGALASGADGDQGYVDADTLVSSLQDVKNMNLPNYGGAMLWEAQLAVKNGNFQKQIAAGL, encoded by the exons ATGTTTGTTCGCAACGCAGTCGCCATTACTGGCCTTTTGGCTTCCCTTTCAAACGCACTGCCTGCCAAGCGTGCTGTTGACGCTGGCAACGCTCGTTTGGTCATCTACTGGGGTGCTGAAGATGACAGCACAACTCTCAGCGACGTCTGCTCGGATGACTCTTACGGCATTGTGAACCTGGCCTTCCTTAACAGGTTCTTTGCTGCCGGTGGCTGGCCTGAAATCAGCATGAGCGGCTTGGATAACTCATCTGATGCTCAGCAGAGCGCTGGCGCGACTGGGCTCAAGGATGGCAGTGGCATTGTAGATGCTATCAAGCAGTGCCAGTCTGCCGGAAAGCTAGTTAttctcagccttggtggtgctgatgctgatgtcACTCTCCAATCGGACTCCGACGGAGAGAAGATTGCCGATACTCTCTGGAACCTGTTTGGTGGCGGTACTGAAAACGCTGAGCTTCGTCCTTTTGGCGATGTCAAACTCGATGGCTTTGACTTGG ATAACGAATCTGGCGACTCTACCGGCTACTTGGCCATGACACAACGCTTCAGATCCAACTTCCAGTCGGACACCAGCAAGACTTACTACCTCACGGCCGCACCCCAGTGCCCATTCCCCGACGCTTCAGAGCCTCTTGATGTTTGCAAGGAGCTCGACTACGTCTGGGTTCAGTTCTACAACAACGGCGACTGCAACATTGCGCAGTCTGACTTTAAGAACTCTGTTCAGACATGGAGCAGCGGCATTGGCAATGCTACCCTGTTTATCGGGGCTTTGGCTAGCGGGGCTGATGGAGACCAGGGTTACGTTGATGCCGACACTTTGGTCAGCTCTCTTCAGGATGTGAAGAACATGAACCTTCCCAACTATGGTGGCGCTATGCTTTGGGAGGCTCAGCTGGCTGTGAAGAATGGAAATTTCCAAAAGCAGATTGCAGCCGGTTTGTAA
- a CDS encoding short chain dehydrogenase domain-containing protein yields the protein MKEHIVRYAGLTAALERVDFSGKTVLITGGGHGMGINMSESFAARNAANVIIVGRNEARVQATAAKLTEKFPHTKFTPFGADISSRDDIKRLFDSIDAPIDYLVNNAGFMAQPGPFQQADLDEWWSGYTINVFGTVNVTQSYLKHRAAKGASTPGVVITLNTIAAYEFDLPGLTSYGSTKAALARLMELIAVDVPKDVARFISVHPGAVATDMGHKAGVIESLTVTEASLTGDFTAWLASDEASFLGGRFVWVNWDVDELLAHKQEILDKNMYKTALAGAETNPFK from the coding sequence ATGAAGGAACACATTGTCCGCTACGCTGGTCTGACTGCCGCTCTCGAGCGCGTCGACTTCAGCGGCAAGACTGTCCTCATCACTGGTGGTGGCCACGGAATGGGCATCAACATGTCCGAGTCTTTTGCTGCTCGCAACGCTGCCAATGTCATCATTGTCGGTCGTAACGAGGCCCGTGTCCAAGCAACCGCTGCCAAGCTCACCGAAAAGTTCCCCCACACCAAGTTCACCCCCTTTGGCGCCGACATCTCCTCCAGAGACGACATCAAGAGGCTCTTCGACAGCATCGATGCCCCCATTGACTATCTTGTGAATAACGCGGGATTTATGGCTCAACCTGGGCCGTTTCAACAAGCCGATCTTGACGAGTGGTGGTCTGGCTACACCATCAACGTCTTCGGAACCGTCAACGTCACCCAGAGCTACCTCAAGCATCGTGCTGCCAAGGGTGCCAGCACCCCCGGCGTTGTCATTactctcaacaccatcgccgCGTATGAGTTTGATCTCCCCGGTCTCACATCCTACGGTTCTACCAAGGCTGCTCTTGCCCGCTTGATGGAGCTGATCGCCGTCGATGTCCCCAAGGATGTCGCCCGTTTCATCTCTGTCCACCCGGGTGCGGTTGCCACCGACATGGGACACAAAGCTGGTGTCATTGAGTCTCTGACGGTCACCGAGGCTTCTCTCACCGGTGACTTTACCGCCTGGTTGGCTTCTGATGAGGCTAGCTTCTTGGGCGGACGCTTCGTCTGGGTCAACTgggatgttgatgagctcCTTGCCCACAAGCAGGAGATTCTTGACAAGAACATGTACAAGACTGCCCTTGCTGGTGCCGAGACCAACCcctttaaataa
- a CDS encoding fibronectin type III-like domain-containing protein: MLLKQWKAVALLAISVASHVDAGFLNFEGLAKRSNDGAANKPTNKDQFIDSLISKMTVSDLVLQLHLMFGDDIVGKDSHNELYEQTMHLSPTSPIGVIHDWYPMNKSFFNTVQKLQLDKSHIKIPMMLVEECLHGVGSFKQSLFPQNIAMAASFDTDIVYRVGRAIGTEARSIGIHGCFSPVLDLAHDPRWGRVQEGFGEDKVLTSHIGVAYSSGLSKNKSWSDPDAVYPIMKHFAAHGAAQAGHNTAPFTGLGTRQIMEDLLVPFKANYELGGARGAMMAYNEIDGIPAAVHPMLYQALEDWNFDGFTLADDTCMRNILTQHKVANSQADAMQQWFNAGGMIDFYDWDLDSYLTITKDLVANGTVPLKTLQSHVGKILGLKWDLGLFKNAYIPEHIDPLAIVASHQDVALEAAHKSIVLLKNDNGTLPLSSSSNTKIALIGPFADTINLGDYSGALGQYPAKYADTLRQGMLGHVKKTSHSRVQITSSWGTNSWEYNNQYVVPGYLLSSNGKTGGLKATYYGETNFTSPKATRSEVPAQDWGLYPPPGLSSNNFSAVWEGQLESPTDLDVNGWIGVAIGPNSTSKLYVDGYGWTQQNHSIPPQDGVTFTFKKGAKHQVRIEFQSWNNYKKTANVNSVNSQLIFWWNLVSPNGDALDQAISVAKDSDVIVLAVGAAWNSDGESGDRGTLDLAPSQDALAKKIYALGKPVILVLEGGRPFAIPDHYEQSSAVLSTFFGGQAGGQAIADVLFGAFNPGGRVPISVPYSVGQIPAYYNYKPSARAAQYLDIPSDPTYPFGYGLSYTTFSTTSPTASVKVTVQNTGSVSGSYVAQIYLLGRVSTVTQPVKQLVGFQRVYLNAGEKRTVSIELEVDRYLMILNRANKWELEKGSYTFALLENGGTNADTSKSVTLQCVG, encoded by the exons ATGCTGCTCAAGCAGTGGAAGGCAGTAGCTTTGCTGGCGATTTCGGTCGCCTCTCATGTTGACGCCGGTTTTTTGAACTTTGAAGGGCTAGCCAAGCGAAGCAATGATGGAGCGGCAAATAAACCGACGAATAAAGATCAATTCATTGACTCTTTGATATCAAAGATGACAGTGAGCGATCTGG tcttgcagctgcatctcATGTTTGGAGATGACATTGTTGGAAAAGATTCCCATAATGAACTATACG AGCAAACGATGCATCTAAGTCCGACATCTCCCATCGGCGTAATTCATGATTG GTATCCCATGAACAAGTCATTCTTCAACACCGTTCAAAAGCTCCAATTGGACAAATCGCACATCAAAATTCCCATGATGCTCGTTGAAGAATGTCTCCATGGCGTGGGATCGTTCAAGCAATCGTTATTTCCGCAGAATATTGCCATGGCGGCTTCATTTGACACCGACATCGTGTACCGTGTTGGACGGGCCATAGGAACGGAAGCAAGGTCAATTGGAATACACGGTTGTTTCTCACCAGTTCTTGATCTCGCCCATGATCCTCGCTGGGGAAGGGTTCAAG AGGGATTTGGAGAAGATAAAGTTCTCACGTCGCATATCGGCGTTGCTTACTCTTCTGGCTTATCCAAGAACAAGTCGTGGTCAGATCCTGATGCGGTCTACCCAATCATGAAG CACTTTGCTGCTCATGGCGCCGCTCAAGCTGGTCATAACACAGCTCCATTCACAGGTCTTGGAACCCGACAAATCATGGAAGATCTTCTGGTCCCTTTCAAAGCCAATTACGAGCTAGGAGGAGCCAGAGGAGCAATGAT GGCATACAACGAGATTGATGGAATCCCTGCAGCGGTCCACCCAATGTTGTATCAGGCTCTAGAAGACTGGAATTTTGACGGGTTTACTCTGGCAGATGATACTTGCATGAGAAACATTCTCACACAGCACAAAGTGGCAAACTCCCAAGCGGATGCAATGCAGCAATGGTTTAATGCTGGCGGCATGATTGACTTTTATGATTGGGATTTGGACTCCTACCTGACT ATCACCAAAGATCTTGTAGCCAATGGAACTGTGCCTCTCAAGACGCTCCAATCGCACGTTGGGAAAATCTTGGGCCTCAAATGGGACCTCGGCCTATTTAAGAATGCCTACATTCCTGAACACATTGATCCGCTTGCCATCGTGGCCAGCCACCAAGATGTTGCACTCGAAGCAGCACACAAGAGCATCGTATTGCTCAAGAATGACAACGGCACACTTCCATTGagctcatcatcaaacaCCAAAATTGCACTGATTGGCCCGTTTGCCGACACGATCAACTTGGGAGATTATTCCGGCGCTCTCGGACAGTATCCTGCCAAGTATGCAGACACACTCCGTCAAGGCATGTTGGGCCATGTGAAGAAGACCAGTCACTCTAGAGTGCAAATTACATCCAGTTGGGGCACCAACAGCTGGGAATACAACAACCAGTATGTGGTCCCAGGGTATCTTTTGTCATCCAACGGGAAGACTGGTGGCCTCAAGGCGACGTACTACGGTGAGACAAACTTCACCTCCccaaaagcaacaagatcGGAGGTTCCGGCCCAAGACTGGGGTCTATACCCACCACCGGGGCTGTCTTCCAACAACTTTAGCGCTGTCTGGGAAGGTCAACTCGAATCGCCCACTGATTTAGACGTGAACGGATGGATCGGAGTCGCGATTGGGCCAAACAGCACATCAAAGCTCTATGTTGACG GCTACGGGTGGACGCAACAGAATCACTCTATCCCGCCTCAAGATGGTGTAACGTTTACGTTCAAGAAGGGCGCCAAGCATCAAGTCCGCATCGAATTTCAGTCATGGAACAACTACAAGAAGACGGCAAATGTCAACTCGGTAAACTCACAGCTCATTTTCTGGTGGAACTTGGTATCACCCAACGGCGACGCCCTCGACCAAGCAATCTCAGTTGCAAAAGACAGCGATGTCATCGTCCTTGCCGTGGGAGCTGCCTGGAATAGTGATGGTGAAAGCGGCGATCGCGGAACGTTGGACCTTGCGCCCAGTCAAGATGCGTTAGCCAAGAAGATTTACGCACTTGGGAAGCCAGTAATCTTGGTGCTTGAGGGTGGAAGACCATTTGCCATCCCTGATCATTACGAGCAGTCATCTGCCGTGTTGAGCACATTCTTTGGTGGACAGGCTGGAGGACAAGCGATTGCAGACGTACTCTTTGGAGCCTTCAATCCCGGAGGTCGTGTGCCAATCTCCGTACCGTATTCGGTTGGCCAGATTCCAGCTTATTACAATTACAAGCCATCTGCTCGAGCAGCACAGTATCTCGACATTCCGTCGGATCCCACATATCCATTTGGGTATGGCTTATCTTACACCACCTTTTCGACTACTTCTCCCACTGCATCCGTCAAAG TAACCGTTCAGAACACTGGCTCTGTTTCTGGCAGCTATGTTGCCCAAATTTACTTACTAGGCCGTGTGTCAACGGTCACTCAGCCAGTCAAACAGCTTGTGGGCTTCCAACGAGTGTATCTGAATGCTGGCGAGAAGAGGACTGTCTCCATTGAGCTAGAGGTTGACAGATatttgatgattttgaaCCGAGCGAATAAGTGGGAGCTGGAAAAGGGATCTTATACCTTTGCTCTGTTGGAGAATGGCGGTACCAACGCCGACACTAGTAAGAGTGTCACACTGCAATGCGTTGGGTAA
- a CDS encoding glycosyl hydrolase family 71 domain-containing protein codes for MLSIAGTLRQLGLSALAAAAALSSLSSAAAVSTSNIQVRSLEERAAAGNRLVFCHFMIGIVGDRGSASDYDGDMQRAKAAGIDAFALNIGTDDYTVTQLNYAYQSAANNGMKVFISFDFNWYHPGSDATRVGQLIAQYANQPAQLQVNGRVFASSFAGDGLDVNAMRSAAGTNVYFVPNFHPGQSSNANIDGALNWMGWDSNGNNKAPTPGANVTVAQGDASYQSWLGGKTYLAPVSPWFSTHYGPEVSYSKNFVFPGGALLFNRWQQVLQQGFPMVEIITWNDYGESHYVGPLSSKHGDDGNSKWTNDMPHDGFLDLSTPFIAAYKNGDTNVANYIQTEKVVYWYRRNLKTLNCDATDTTAGRPANNDSGNYFEGIPNGYQTMDDNVYVVTLLKSPATLSVTSGGNSQTFNAPAGANIFTVPAGLGKQSFVVNRNGQNILSGTSLMDITNVCACGIYNFNPYVGTLPAGPSDPLSGDGLTSLVSGLRVTTCQPHPSLGTNPSSPVTPPANPTSNSPPPNSPPPASRTSSAPPADPTNCNGGTNAAGQSGNFAGLCSFSCSFGYCPVGPCTCTSFGPAGTPPSGDGRNGCPLAGEPDSYKGLCSYTCSHGYCPEGACQYC; via the exons ATGTTGTCGATTGCTGGCACCCTCCGTCAACTCGGCCTCAGCGCccttgctgccgccgcagcTCTGTCTTCTCTCAGCAGTGCCGCCGCTGTTTCCACCTCCAACATCCAGGTCCGATCTCTGGAGGAGCGTGCTGCCGCCGGTAACCGCCTGGTCTTTTGCCACTTCATG ATTGGCATTGTTGGTGACCGTGGAAGCGCTTCCGACTACGATGGCGACATGCAGCGAGCCAAGGCTGCCGGTATCGATGCCTTTGCCCTCAACATCGGCACTGACGACTACACCGTCACCCAGCTCAACTACGCTTACCAGTCTGCCGCCAACAACGGCATGAAggtcttcatctccttcgACTTCAACTGGTACCACCCCGGCAGCGATGCTACCCGTGTTGGTCAGTTGATTGCCCAGTACGCCAACCAGCCCGCCCAGCTCCAAGTCAACGGTCGTGTTTTCGCTTCTTCCTTCGCcggtgatggcctcgatgTCAACGCCATGcgctctgctgctggcaccaACGTCTACTTCGTCCCCAACTTCCACCCCGGCCAGTCTTCCAACGCCAACATTGACGGTGCCCTGAACTGGATGGGCTGGGACAGCAACGGTAACAACAAGGCTCCCACCCCCGGCGCCAACGTCACTGTCGCTCAGGGTGATGCTTCCTACCAGAGCTGGCTCGGCGGCAAGACCTATCTCGCTCCCGTCTCTCCCTGGTTCTCTACTCACTACGGCCCCGAGGTCAGCTACAGCAAGAACTTTGTCTTTCCTGGTGGCGCTCTCCTGTTCAACCGATGGCAGCAGGTCCTCCAGCAGGGCTTCCCCATGGTCGAGATCATCACCTGGAACGACTATGGTGAGTCTCACTATGTTGGACCTCTGAGCTCCAAGCACGGAGACGACGGTAACTCCAAGTGGACCAACGACATGCCCCACGACGGTTTCCTTGACCTGTCCACTCCCTTCATTGCCGCCTACAAGAACGGAGACACCAACGTCGCCAACTACATCCAGACCGAAAAGGTTGTCTACTGGTACCGTCGTAACCTGAAGACCCTCAACTGCGATGCTACCGACACCACCGCTGGCCGACCCGCCAACAACGACAGCGGCAACTACTTTGAGGGTATCCCCAACGGCTACCAGACCATGGACGACAATGTCTACGTTGTCACTCTCCTCAAGTCTCCCGCCACCTTGAGCGTCACCTCCGGTGGTAACTCCCAGACCTTCAACGCCCCTGCTGGTGCCAACATCTTCACTGTCCCTGCCGGCCTCGGCAAGCAGAGCTTTGTTGTCAACCGCAACGGCCAGAACATTCTGTCCGGCACCTCTCTGATGGACATCACCAACGTCTGCGCCTGCGGTATCTACAACTTCAACCCCTACGTCGGAACTCTCCCTGCTGGACCCTCCGACCCTCTCagcggtgatggcctcaCCTCCCTGGTTTCCGGTCTCCGTGTCACCACCTGCCAGCCTCATCCTTCTCTGGGCACCaacccttcttctccggtTACTCCCCCTGCCAACCCCACCAGcaactctcctcctcccaactctcctcctcccgctTCTCGCACCAGCAGCGCCCCCCCTGCTGATCCCACCAACTGCAACGGTGGTACCAACGCCGCCGGCCAGTCCGGCAACTTTGCTGgtctctgcagcttctcttgcAGCTTCGGATACTGCCCGGTCGGACCTTGCACTTGCACAAGCTTCGGACCTGCCGGAACTCCTCCATCAGGCGACGGCCGTAATGGTTGCCCTCTCGCAGGAGAACCCGACTCGTATAAGGGGCTCTGCTCCTATACATGTTCGCATGG ATACTGTCCCGAGGGAGCTTGCCAGTACTGCTAG